A genomic segment from Carassius auratus strain Wakin chromosome 25, ASM336829v1, whole genome shotgun sequence encodes:
- the LOC113043778 gene encoding copine-8-like, whose amino-acid sequence MSTVMSGFGNMASLADFEPLAAVIPATKVEITVSCRNLLDRDTFSKSDPICVLYTQTVANRDWREFGRTEVIDNTLNPDFVHKFILDYFFEERQNLRFDLYDLDSKSENLSKHDFLGQMYCTLGEVVGSQGSRMERSLVGIPGKNCGTIIVKAEELGNCRESVLMQFCGNKLDKKDFFGKSDPFLVFYRSNEDGTFTICHKTEVVKNTLDPVWQAFKIPVRALCNGDYDRAIKIEVYDWDRDGGHDYIGEFSTSYRELSKGQSQFTVWEVLNTKKKKKKKKYLNSGTVTLLSCFIDIEVTFLDYIKGGSVFVCVCALLQSF is encoded by the exons ATGTCCACAGTGATGAGTGGCTTCGGGAACATGGCGAGTCTCGCGGATTTCGAGCCGCTCGCGGCGGTGATTCCCGCCACGAAAGTTGAGATCACCGTGTCGTGCAG AAACCTCTTGGACAGAGACACCTTCTCAAAATCTGATCCAA TTTGTGTGCTGTACACTCAGACTGTGGCGAACAGGGACTGGAGAGAG TTTGGCAGGACAGAAGTCATCGATAACACATTGAATCCAGATTTTGTGCACAAATTCATCCTCGATTACTTCTTTGAAGAGAGACAAAATTTGCGCTTTGATCT GTATGACCTTGACTCAAAGAGTGAAAACCTGTCCAAACAT gacTTCCTGGGCCAGATGTACTGTACTCTCGGAGAGGTGGTGGGCTCTCAGGGTAGTCGTATGGAAAGATCCCTTGT AGGAATTCCTGGGAAGAACTGTGGAACTATTATTGTGAAAGCTGAAGAACTTGGAAATTGCAGG GAGTCAGTATTGATGCAGTTTTGTGGCAACAAACTTGACAAGAAAGATTTCTTTGGAAAGTCAGACCCTTTCTTGGTCTTTTACCGTAGCAATGAAGACGGAAC ATTTACCATCTGTCATAAGACGGAGGTGGTGAAAAACACGCTGGACCCTGTATGGCAGGCCTTCAAGATCCCGGTCAGAGCACTGTGTAACGGGGACTATGACAG agcaaTAAAAATCGAGGTTTATGACTGGGACAGAGATGGAGG tcatGACTACATTGGTGAGTTCAGCACCAGCTACAGGGAGCTCTCTAAAGGCCAATCTCAGTTTACTGTGTGGGAG GTGCTGAAcaccaagaaaaagaaaaagaagaagaaatatctAAACTCAGGAACC GTCACTCTGCTGTCCTGCTTCATTGATATCGAGGTTACGTTCCTGGACTACATCAAAGGAGGgtcagtatttgtgtgtgtgtgtgcacttttacAATCCTTTTGA